A region from the Oncorhynchus keta strain PuntledgeMale-10-30-2019 chromosome 5, Oket_V2, whole genome shotgun sequence genome encodes:
- the LOC127930370 gene encoding nuclear pore complex protein DDB_G0274915-like, translating to MYYHNLSSTTTSLSMYYHNLSPTTTSLSMYYHNLSSTTTSLSMYYHNLSSTTPSLSMYYHNLSSTTPSLSMYYHLSSTTTSLSMYYHNLSSTTPSLSMYYHNLSSTTPSLSMYYHNLSSTTTSLSMYYHNLSSTTTSLSMYYHNLSSTTTSLSMYYHNLSSTTTSLSMYYHNLSSTTTSLSMYYHNLSSTTTSLSMYYHNLSSTTTSLSMYYHLSSTTTSLSMYYHNLSSTTPSLSMYYHNLSSTTPSLSMYYHLSSTTTSLSMYYHLSSTTTSLSMYYHNLSSTTTSLSMYYHLSSTTTSLSMYYHNLSSTTTSLSMYYHLSSTTTSLSMYYHLSSTTTSLSMYYHLSSTTTSLSMYYHNLSSTTTSLSMYYHNLSSTTTSLSMYYHNLSSTTTSLSMYYHNLSSTTTSLSMYLNCSRTSTPDASTEHLTTKIRR from the coding sequence ATGTATTATCACAACCTCTCCTCGACAACCACCAGCCTGTCCATGTATTATCACAACCTCTCCCCGACAACCACCAGCCTGTCCATGTATTATCACAACCTCTCCTCGACAACCACCAGCCTGTCCATGTATTATCACAACCTCTCCTCGACAACCCCCAGCCTGTCCATGTATTATCACAACCTCTCCTCGACAACCCCCAGCCTGTCCATGTATTATCACCTCTCCTCGACAACCACCAGCCTGTCCATGTATTATCACAACCTCTCCTCGACAACCCCCAGCCTGTCCATGTATTATCACAACCTCTCCTCGACAACCCCCAGCCTGTCCATGTATTATCACAACCTCTCCTCGACAACCACCAGCCTGTCCATGTATTATCACAACCTCTCCTCGACAACCACCAGCCTGTCCATGTATTATCACAACCTCTCCTCGACAACCACCAGCCTGTCCATGTATTATCACAACCTCTCCTCGACAACCACCAGCCTGTCCATGTATTATCACAACCTCTCCTCGACAACCACCAGCCTGTCCATGTATTATCACAACCTCTCCTCGACAACCACCAGCCTGTCCATGTATTATCACAACCTCTCCTCGACAACCACCAGCCTGTCCATGTATTATCACCTCTCCTCGACAACCACCAGCCTGTCCATGTATTATCACAACCTCTCCTCGACAACCCCCAGCCTGTCCATGTATTATCACAACCTCTCCTCGACAACCCCCAGCCTGTCCATGTATTATCACCTCTCCTCGACAACCACCAGCCTGTCCATGTATTATCACCTCTCCTCGACAACCACCAGCCTGTCCATGTATTATCACAACCTCTCCTCGACAACCACCAGCCTGTCCATGTATTATCACCTCTCCTCGACAACCACCAGCCTGTCCATGTATTATCACAACCTCTCCTCGACAACCACCAGCCTGTCCATGTATTATCACCTCTCCTCGACAACCACCAGCCTGTCCATGTATTATCACCTCTCCTCGACAACCACCAGCCTGTCCATGTATTATCACCTCTCCTCGACAACCACCAGCCTGTCCATGTATTATCACAACCTCTCCTCGACAACCACCAGCCTGTCCATGTATTATCACAACCTCTCCTCGACAACCACCAGCCTGTCCATGTATTATCACAACCTCTCCTCGACAACCACCAGCCTGTCCATGTATTATCACAACCTCTCCTCGACAACCACCAGCCTGTCCATGTATTTGAACTGTTCCAGAACTAGCACACCTGATGCTTCAACCGAGCACTTGACAACTAAAATCAGGCGCTAG